GGCGCGGCGAGCCCTCGGGGAAGAAGCGGCCCGGGCGAGCCGCTCGCTGGCGGCTGAGCGCGCCCGGCTGGCCGCGATGCTGGAACATCTCGACGAGGGCGTACTCGTGGTGACAGGCCAGGGGACGATCGCCCTTGCCAACCGCCCGGCCGTTGAGCTCCTCGGCGGCGCCGGGCCGCTGCTGGGGCGCAGCGTGCTGGAGCTCATGCCCGGGGAGCCTCTCACCACCTGCCTGGCCCGGGTGCGTGAGGGCCAGCCCGTGCGCGTATGGACATCGCTTCGGGGCCCGGAGGGCCCCTTCGAGGCCCGCATCAGCTCGCTGGCGCCGGACGCTCGCGGAGTCGACGGACTCATCCTGGCGCTGCGCGGGGCTGACGGGGCTCGTTCCCGCCGGCGCCTCCTCAAGGGCATGGGACTGGTATCTGGCGAGGCGATCGCCGAGCCGCGCCCCGAACGGTCGCTGCTCTACGACTTCTCCTATTTCGAGGCCGTATCCCGGACGCTCGACGCCGCTCTCCATGGTCGCCGGCTCGCCGAGACCACGTTCGGGGTGCTCGACACCGAGACCACGGGACTCGACCCGCGCGCCGGCCACCGCGTGGTGTCGGTGGCGGTGGTGCTCCTCGACCGAGGCCGCGTACGCGCCCAGGAATCCTTCGACGCTCTGGTGAATCCGGGCCGGCCCATTCCTGCCGCGAGCCAGCGCTTCCACGGCATCACGGACGCGATGGTCGCGAACGCACCGCCCATCGGGGAAGTGCTGAGCGCCGTCGGTCGCTTCCTCGCCGATGCCCCCCTCGCGGGCCACGAGATAGCCTTCGATCTGGAGTTCCTGGACGCGGAGGCGGGCCGCGCTGGGCTCCCTCGGCTTGGCGAGGGTCGGCCGATCCTGGACACCCGGCTGATCTCCTGTCTCATTCACGGTCCCGACATCCCGCACACGCTGGAAGCCGTCGCCGAGCGACTCGGCGTCACGATTCAGGCTCGCCACTCCGCGTTGGGCGATGCGCTAGCGACGGCTGAGATTCTT
This window of the Candidatus Methylomirabilota bacterium genome carries:
- a CDS encoding exonuclease domain-containing protein is translated as MPRRRFERRLVTGVLALFVPPAGLAVAAVLALRQHGALADPATLATVLVIGSLALTAYLALAAMALGRVLGRSLRTVAHSVELMATVNPDHRIELHTGDEIEDLAEDVNRLADRWGAARRALGEEAARASRSLAAERARLAAMLEHLDEGVLVVTGQGTIALANRPAVELLGGAGPLLGRSVLELMPGEPLTTCLARVREGQPVRVWTSLRGPEGPFEARISSLAPDARGVDGLILALRGADGARSRRRLLKGMGLVSGEAIAEPRPERSLLYDFSYFEAVSRTLDAALHGRRLAETTFGVLDTETTGLDPRAGHRVVSVAVVLLDRGRVRAQESFDALVNPGRPIPAASQRFHGITDAMVANAPPIGEVLSAVGRFLADAPLAGHEIAFDLEFLDAEAGRAGLPRLGEGRPILDTRLISCLIHGPDIPHTLEAVAERLGVTIQARHSALGDALATAEILARFIELAGRRGIVTLGDLLDAVRRGRPLQ